The following coding sequences are from one Ooceraea biroi isolate clonal line C1 chromosome 5, Obir_v5.4, whole genome shotgun sequence window:
- the LOC113562024 gene encoding deoxycytidylate deaminase-like isoform X1: MHTQSLPASDTVAFVLLLQSEPLTEVKQNCSNRSLVLRTMERTLGTRRTLCQDWDEYFMAQAVLAARLSRNPYSQVGACIVNNIMKIVGIGYNGMPRERDDYKFYWHIPRGTSSAQPLYVPHAEINALRSRNSTDVADCTIYVTLFPCDNCAKEIIEFGIKTVVYLSNKNVCNYKTMNAESLFDSNSVAHRLMNKKIEINFIDINCNRTNQTPQTPMNGEGQRREVEVGNIIQHYYHYWRTQL, from the exons ATGCACACTCAGTCTTTACCCGCCAGTGACACAGTCGCTTTTGTCTTGCTGTTACAATCCGAACCTCTTACTGAAGTAAAACAGAATTG TTCGAATAGAAGTTTAGTTCTGAGAACAATGGAGAGAACGCTGGGTACAAG GAGAACGCTTTGTCAAGATTGGGACGAGTATTTCATGGCTCAGGCAGTCTTAGCTGCGAGACTTAGCAGGAATCCTTACAGCCAGGTCGGCGCATGTatcgttaataatataatgaaaatcgTCGGCATTGGGTATAATGGTATGCCTAGGGAACGTGACGACTATAAGTTCTATTGGCACATCCCGAGAGGCACTTCAAGTGCGCAGCCActttatg TGCCCCACGCGGAAATTAATGCGTTGCGCAGCAGAAATTCGACCGACGTTGCAGATTGCACGATTTATGTCACTTTATTTCCATGCGACAACTGCGCAAAAGAGATAATAGAATTTGGCATAAAGACAGTGGTGTATCTGTCGAATAAGAACGTCTGCAATTACAAAACAATGAATGCGGAGAGTCTGTTTGATTCTAATAGTGTTGCGCACAG gCTAATGAACAAGAAGATAGAAATTAACTTTATTGATATCAACTGCAACAGGACGAATCAAACACCGCAGACTCCAATGAATGGCGAGGGTCAAAGGAGGGAAGTCGAAGTTGGAAAC
- the LOC113562024 gene encoding deoxycytidylate deaminase-like isoform X2, whose protein sequence is MHTQSLPASDTVAFVLLLQSEPLTEVKQNCSNRSLVLRTMERTLGTRRTLCQDWDEYFMAQAVLAARLSRNPYSQVGACIVNNIMKIVGIGYNGMPRERDDYKFYWHIPRGTSMPHAEINALRSRNSTDVADCTIYVTLFPCDNCAKEIIEFGIKTVVYLSNKNVCNYKTMNAESLFDSNSVAHRLMNKKIEINFIDINCNRTNQTPQTPMNGEGQRREVEVGNIIQHYYHYWRTQL, encoded by the exons ATGCACACTCAGTCTTTACCCGCCAGTGACACAGTCGCTTTTGTCTTGCTGTTACAATCCGAACCTCTTACTGAAGTAAAACAGAATTG TTCGAATAGAAGTTTAGTTCTGAGAACAATGGAGAGAACGCTGGGTACAAG GAGAACGCTTTGTCAAGATTGGGACGAGTATTTCATGGCTCAGGCAGTCTTAGCTGCGAGACTTAGCAGGAATCCTTACAGCCAGGTCGGCGCATGTatcgttaataatataatgaaaatcgTCGGCATTGGGTATAATGGTATGCCTAGGGAACGTGACGACTATAAGTTCTATTGGCACATCCCGAGAGGCACTTCAA TGCCCCACGCGGAAATTAATGCGTTGCGCAGCAGAAATTCGACCGACGTTGCAGATTGCACGATTTATGTCACTTTATTTCCATGCGACAACTGCGCAAAAGAGATAATAGAATTTGGCATAAAGACAGTGGTGTATCTGTCGAATAAGAACGTCTGCAATTACAAAACAATGAATGCGGAGAGTCTGTTTGATTCTAATAGTGTTGCGCACAG gCTAATGAACAAGAAGATAGAAATTAACTTTATTGATATCAACTGCAACAGGACGAATCAAACACCGCAGACTCCAATGAATGGCGAGGGTCAAAGGAGGGAAGTCGAAGTTGGAAAC
- the LOC113562024 gene encoding deoxycytidylate deaminase-like isoform X3, giving the protein MHTQSLPASDTVAFVLLLQSEPLTEVKQNWRTLCQDWDEYFMAQAVLAARLSRNPYSQVGACIVNNIMKIVGIGYNGMPRERDDYKFYWHIPRGTSSAQPLYVPHAEINALRSRNSTDVADCTIYVTLFPCDNCAKEIIEFGIKTVVYLSNKNVCNYKTMNAESLFDSNSVAHRLMNKKIEINFIDINCNRTNQTPQTPMNGEGQRREVEVGNIIQHYYHYWRTQL; this is encoded by the exons ATGCACACTCAGTCTTTACCCGCCAGTGACACAGTCGCTTTTGTCTTGCTGTTACAATCCGAACCTCTTACTGAAGTAAAACAGAATTG GAGAACGCTTTGTCAAGATTGGGACGAGTATTTCATGGCTCAGGCAGTCTTAGCTGCGAGACTTAGCAGGAATCCTTACAGCCAGGTCGGCGCATGTatcgttaataatataatgaaaatcgTCGGCATTGGGTATAATGGTATGCCTAGGGAACGTGACGACTATAAGTTCTATTGGCACATCCCGAGAGGCACTTCAAGTGCGCAGCCActttatg TGCCCCACGCGGAAATTAATGCGTTGCGCAGCAGAAATTCGACCGACGTTGCAGATTGCACGATTTATGTCACTTTATTTCCATGCGACAACTGCGCAAAAGAGATAATAGAATTTGGCATAAAGACAGTGGTGTATCTGTCGAATAAGAACGTCTGCAATTACAAAACAATGAATGCGGAGAGTCTGTTTGATTCTAATAGTGTTGCGCACAG gCTAATGAACAAGAAGATAGAAATTAACTTTATTGATATCAACTGCAACAGGACGAATCAAACACCGCAGACTCCAATGAATGGCGAGGGTCAAAGGAGGGAAGTCGAAGTTGGAAAC
- the LOC105279296 gene encoding deoxycytidylate deaminase: protein MAERSCTVDACGNVVSKRTSYIEWEEYFMAIALLSAKRSKDPCTQVGACIVNNDKKIVGIGYNGMPRGCEDDQFSWSKGPMDSLDAKSLYVCHAEVNAVLNKNSSDVKDCTIYVALFPCNECAKVIIQSGIRTVVYLSDEKAEKPKTIAAKKMFDAAGVTYRPYSLRNEKIEINFGDIRCNETRKNLSETPTKCKKEDETKEE from the exons ATGGCGGAAAGGTCGTGCACAGT AGATGCCTGTGGAAACGTAGTTTCTAAGAGAACGTCCTACATCGAGTGGGAAGAATACTTCATGGCTATAGCACTTCTCTCCGCGAAGCGCAGTAAGGATCCCTGCACCCAGGTCGGCGCGTGTATAGTTAACAATGACAAGAAGATCGTCGGAATTGGGTACAACGGCATGCCCAGGGGATGCGAGGACGATCAGTTCTCCTGGAGCAAGGGGCCGATGGACAGTCTAGATGCCAAGTCTCTTTACG TGTGCCACGCCGAAGTTAACGCGGTGCTCAACAAAAACTCGAGCGACGTGAAGGACTGCACGATATACGTCGCTCTGTTCCCCTGCAATGAGTGTGCGAAGGTGATAATACAGTCCGGCATAAGGACAGTTGTGTACCTGTCGGATGAAAAGGCGGAGAAGCCCAAGACGATAGCTGCGAAGAAGATGTTCGACGCTGCCGGTGTCACGTACAG GCCATACAGCCTCAGGAATGAAAAGATCGAGATCAACTTCGGCGATATTAGATGCAACGAAACGAGGAAGAATTTATCTGAGACTCCTACGAAATGTAAAAAGGAGGATGAAACGAAGGAAGAATGA